One Bemisia tabaci chromosome 7, PGI_BMITA_v3 DNA window includes the following coding sequences:
- the LOC109031408 gene encoding uncharacterized protein: protein MPPTSLVNIIALGLVGVVAYGIFTFFNSYSSDYQLENRHRSDRSSQRKAPPSRKDNTCFCEDDRVTNCTLMICGHRFHKECLKQWAEERSPPDCPFDREEFNFQLDVKSD from the exons ATGCCTCCAACATCTTTAGTTAACATAATTGCTCTAGGACTTGTTGGTGTAGTCGCTTATGGAATCTTCACATTTTTCAACAGTTATTCTAGTGATTATCAGCTGGAAAATAGACATCGGAGTGATAGGTCATCCCAACGTAAAGCACCTCCAAGCAG GAAGGACAACACTTGTTTTTGCGAGGATGATAGGGTAACCAATTGCACCCTCATGATCTGCGGACACCGGTTCCATAAGGAGTGCCTCAAGCAATGGGCAGAG GAACGATCTCCACCCGATTGCCCTTTTGATCGAGAAGAGTTCAATTTTCAACTGGATGTTAAGTCAGATTGA